The window ACTGATTTTGCTACATGATAGTTTCAGTTTCTAATGTTGGCTGCATCGCCATGATAGATTGCACACGAGGATTCAGATACTTTTCATTggttttgataatttcaattttttttaatttagatttacCAACCAGTTGAGGAAGAGGTCGTTAAGGTTGTGACCGTGACGAAGGAGGAtaagatgaaagaatatgagaAGGCAGCAAAACGCCTGGATAGTACTCAGCTGGTTTGTAACTTCAATTTTTATCCTTACTTAGTTCTatatatgttttgttcttcgcGAATtgtcaatttcttttaatcaGTTACCCTTGGAATGATTTATTGTTTGATGTTTAAGAAATGGATAAACTGGTGCACTAAATGGCTTTAGCAAATGTCTGAGGTTGCCCTTTTTAGGAGGCAAGACACAGCGATTGCAATAAGAAAAGTGGATGAGATTGCCTTCACAGTATTAgagaattatttataattggaTATTCTTCCGAATTGatagatttattaattataactGATGCTTAACACAATCTTAGGTTTTGAGGAGGTTAATTGACAAGGAAAAGTTCCGTACTCGTGCCACAAAAGATGAGCCCTTGGCCTTGCAATCTTCTGTGACGGTAGACGACCTTGTTGCTGAGGTAGGCTTTGATCAATTCTTGTGTTCTTTTTCAAATGAGAATTGAACGGATAGGTTATTTATTCCTTGAGAATGAGACTAGTTGAACTTGTCGTTGTGGTTGGCTTTAATTGAATTGATGCCTTTCTTTTGAGCTTCTTCCTCCCCCCTTATTGGGTAtggtttggttttgttttgttttttttttctttggtggGGGGGGGGCATTTGATTGATGATAAAAACCGTGACTCTCTTGTAAAtaaatctctttttctttgcatGTACCTACATAGCTTTAGCATTTTaatgttctttgatttcttgtatatgattataatttatgttttttccaTCTTTGGTAAAATCAACTCCACTGTACTACCATATATTTATTAGTAGACaatccaaatttttatttaacagtACATCCCATCCCAGTCAACCTACCATAATACTTCCCAGTCAACCTACCATAATACTtgtgctattttttttatctctttcaaccacaataatataaataaaacaatttaactTGAAACTAAAActtacaaaataaacaaacttaCTATAATAAACCTTAGCATTCGAGATACGAcggaagaaaacaataattattttctgaattattttttcaataaaagagATGTTAAAATGGCAACCATAAATTGGTCCtttgaaaaggaagatatATTATATGCTTTTGACTTTATATTTCGAAATGCAACGTAATAATGATTTTCATTTAGAATGAAAATtcgattattaattaaatgagtatttaatgattaaaataatattataataaaaatataaacaaatgaaTTTAACAGAAAAGAATCATGGTTAGAAATCGAAAGTAGTTTTGACTTAGTAGAACGGTTAACATGTGTGTTTATCTTTATCCACTGTGATTAGGAGAGAAAACAAAGGCGCTCAACAAACGGCGTCGTTCGCTTCTTCACTGGCCAAGAGAAATCTGATGGATTCGTATTTGCATCACAGCTTCAATtagtcttcttcttcttcttcttcttcttgtacTAGGGTTTTTAATTGCAAAGGTTGTACTGGATTTTCACTGGATACAAGCAGAGGGACGGGATTGAAGCAACGGAATTGAAGCAACGGAGTGAGTTctgagtttttattttgtttctgttctttttggaCCCGAGGAATCTAATCTACTTATGAGTTAGAGATTTTGGACCCTTTTACTCCAGAAGATAAGATTGTAACAAAACTGGAAAATCAAAGCCAATGACATCGAATTTCTGTGACTCTAATGGCTTCGCATTGAAATCAACTAAACCGGGGTAACCATTATTTAACATTTGAGATGGAGAAGTCTAGATCTAAGAGAAACTACTACTATGACCACCAAGACTATGATTCCGAGTCGATGGGTAGAACCAGACCTCGTTACAACAATCACTACGCCAGTAATAACTATCGTCACCGTGGCACTGCAATTCGACCGTCTAAACCTCAAGACCAACCTCTTATGGTGACCACAACTTACAGGATACTCTGTCATGACGCCAAAGCCGGGGGTGTCATCGGAAAATCTGGTAGTATCATTAAGTCCATAAGGCAGCACACCGGTGCGTGGATCAACGTGCATGAGCTTGTTCCAGGCGATGAGGAGAGAATAATTGAGATATCGGACACTCGGCGGCNAGTATCGTAAAGTGAAACTTCTTGTCTGCAAATTATAAGCATTTCAGTAAGAGTTCGTGGTCCTAACAACTAACAGAGGATGGACTGAATAGATAAAGATATGGGATGAGAATCATTTTTAGTCTTTTATCAATGAagacttcatttttcttttctaatgtAGATCAACATATCCTTTTCTTGGTTTAGGTGGCACGGCAACTTTCTATTCAAATTATGCCTGAAAATGTACATTTGCCAGCCCCCTTGCCAACATGTGGTGAATATGAAGTACCACTGCGCTTTCCAAAGTCGATCCCATTGCCCGAAGGAAAGATCTACTGGTCCCTGAAAGTTAAAGTCcgtagtaaataaaaaatgggaaaCAGCATGCTCGTTCATAATGATGCCAGTGGTTTTGGTTTCTTAAGATCGTTAGGCCTCTGGTTATTTTGaggatttattttttgtgcTTTAATGTTAGCTGTTTGCTGGTTTCTCAAgttattgaattgaatttgtttGCAAGACTATACAATGGATTCACATTATGATGAGACAAAAGAATCAAATGCTGAATGGCCATGGCATGAGAAGCTTGTGTTCAAAGAGTACACTATTTTACTCTTTTCTTTGCATACTTTTGTTTAAGATACgttaattttctcttcttctctgtttgTTCTTATGTTGAGTCTCTTGCACTCGcaaaaactatatttggtTTTCGAGCTCTACTCTGTGTCGTCCATTCACACATTCCTCAGTAGTCTCTAGTACGTCTCACCCATTTCAAGGCCAACTGAATTAACTGTTGTCAATTCAAAGCTTGAACCTTAGGATCTTGGAGGGTTTGAGTTGTTGCGGAATTGAAGTGGTCTAGAGCATCCTTTGTTGGGTATTTGATTaagattttcaaatatttcaaacataGTAAGATTAGGTGTGCGAGATTAGTTGAGGCCCCCTAATTTTAGTGTATTTGATTGATGATAAAAACCGTGACTCTCTTGTAAAtaaatctctttttctttgcatGTACCTACATAGCTTTAGCATTTTaatgttctttgatttcttgtatatgattataatttatgttttttccaTCTTTGGTAAAATCAACTCCACTGTACTACCATATATTTATTAGTAGACaatccaaatttttatttaacagtACATCCCATCCCAGTCAACCTACCATAATACTTCCCAGTCAACCTACCATAATACTtgtgctattttttttatctctttcaaccacaataatataaataaaacaatttaactTGAAACTAAAActtacaaaataaacaaacttaCTATAATAAACCTTAGCATTCGAGATACGAcggaagaaaacaataattattttctgaattattttttcaataaaagagATGTTAAAATGGCAACCATAAATTGGTCCtttgaaaaggaagatatATTATATGCTTTTGACTTTATATTTCGAAATGCAACGTAATAATGATTTTCATTTAGAATGAAAATtcgattattaattaaatgagtatttaatgattaaaataatattataataaaaatataaacaaatgaaTTTAACAGAAAAGAATCATGGTTAGAAATCGAAAGTAGTTTTGACTTAGTAGAACGGTTAACATGTGTGTTTATCTTTATCCACTGTGATTAGGAGAGAAAACAAAGGCGCTCAACAAACGGCGTCGTTCGCTTCTTCACTGGCCAAGAGAAATCTGATGGATTCGTATTTGCATCACAGCTTCAATtagtcttcttcttcttcttcttcttgtacTAGGGTTTTTAATTGCAAAGGTTGTACTGGATTTTCACTGGATACAAGCAGAGGGACGGGATTGAAGCAACGGAATTGAAGCAACGGAGTGAGTTctgagtttttattttgtttctgttctttttggaCCCGAGGAATCTAATCTACTTATGAGTTAGAGATTTTGGACCCTTTTACTCCAGAAGATAAGATTGTAACAAAACTGGAAAATCAAAGCCAATGACATCGAATTTCTGTGACTCTAATGGCTTCGCATTGAAATCAACTAAACCGGGGTAACCATTATTTAACATTTGAGATGGAGAAGTCTAGATCTAAGAGAAACTACTACTATGACCACCAAGACTATGATTCCGAGTCGATGGGTAGAACCAGACCTCGTTACAACAATCACTACGCCAGTAATAACTATCGTCACCGTGGCACTGCAATTCGACCGTCTAAACCTCAAGACCAACCTCTTATGGTGACCACAACTTACAGGATACTCTGTCATGACGCCAAAGCCGGGGGTGTCATCGGAAAATCTGGTAGTATCATTAAGTCCATAAGGCAGCACACCGGTGCGTGGATCAACGTGCATGAGCTTGTTCCAGGCGATGAGGAGAGAATAATTGAGATATCGGACACTCGGCGGCGGGACCCCGAAGGTCGGATGTCGTCGTTCTCTCCCGCGCAGGAAGCACTTTTCTTGATTCATGAAAGGATTCTCGAGAGTGAAATGAGTCCTGGGTTTAATGGAATGGGGTATGGTGCTGAGGATGAGGAGGATGATTACGGCGAGGTTAGAGGAGGAGCTGGTGGTGGCAGTACCCGTGTGGCCACAAGGCTTGTGGTGTCTAGAATGCACGTAGGTTGTTTGCTAGGGAAGGGAGGAAAGATAATCGAGCAAATGAGAATGGAAACCAAGACTCAGATAAGGGTTCTACCTAGAGATCACAATTTGCCTAGCTGCATTACAATGTCAGAGGAGATCGTTCAGGTTTAGTTTCTGAACACTTCAGTATCTCGAAAGAGTACCCTATTTCTTGTTGCTATggtaatctaaaaaatattatactcATACTGAATCAGGTNATGTTGAGTCTCTTGCACTCGcaaaaactatatttggtTTTCGAGCTCTACTCTGTGTCGTCCATTCACACATTCCTCAGTAGTCTCTAGTACGTCTCACCCATTTCAAGGCCAACTGAATTAACTGTTGTCAATTCAAAGCTTGAACCTTAGGATCTTGGAGGGTTTGAGTTGTTGCGGAATTGAAGTGGTCTAGAGCATCCTTTGTTGGGTATTTGATTaagattttcaaatatttcaaacataGTAAGATTAGGTGTGCGAGATTAGTTGAGGCCCCCTAATTTTAGTGTATTTGATTGATGATAAAAACCGTGACTCTCTTGTAAAtaaatctctttttctttgcatGTACCTACATAGCTTTAGCATTTTaatgttctttgatttcttgtatatgattataatttatgttttttccaTCTTTGGTAAAATCAACTCCACTGTACTACCATATATTTATTAGTAGACaatccaaatttttatttaacagtACATCCCATCCCAGTCAACCTACCATAATACTTCCCAGTCAACCTACCATAATACTtgtgctattttttttatctctttcaaccacaataatataaataaaacaatttaactTGAAACTAAAActtacaaaataaacaaacttaCTATAATAAACCTTAGCATTCGAGATACGAcggaagaaaacaataattattttctgaattattttttcaataaaagagATGTTAAAATGGCAACCATAAATTGGTCCtttgaaaaggaagatatATTATATGCTTTTGACTTTATATTTCGAAATGCAACGTAATAATGATTTTCATTTAGAATGAAAATtcgattattaattaaatgagtatttaatgattaaaataatattataataaaaatataaacaaatgaaTTTAACAGAAAAGAATCATGGTTAGAAATCGAAAGTAGTTTTGACTTAGTAGAACGGTTAACATGTGTGTTTATCTTTATCCACTGTGATTAGGAGAGAAAACAAAGGCGCTCAACAAACGGCGTCGTTCGCTTCTTCACTGGCCAAGAGAAATCTGATGGATTCGTATTTGCATCACAGCTTCAATtagtcttcttcttcttcttcttcttgtacTAGGGTTTTTAATTGCAAAGGTTGTACTGGATTTTCACTGGATACAAGCAGAGGGACGGGATTGAAGCAACGGAATTGAAGCAACGGAGTGAGTTctgagtttttattttgtttctgttctttttggaCCCGAGGAATCTAATCTACTTATGAGTTAGAGATTTTGGACCCTTTTACTCCAGAAGATAAGATTGTAACAAAACTGGAAAATCAAAGCCAATGACATCGAATTTCTGTGACTCTAATGGCTTCGCATTGAAATCAACTAAACCGGGGTAACCATTATTTAACATTTGAGATGGAGAAGTCTAGATCTAAGAGAAACTACTACTATGACCACCAAGACTATGATTCCGAGTCGATGGGTAGAACCAGACCTCGTTACAACAATCACTACGCCAGTAATAACTATCGTCACCGTGGCACTGCAATTCGACCGTCTAAACCTCAAGACCAACCTCTTATGGTGACCACAACTTACAGGATACTCTGTCATGACGCCAAAGCCGGGGGTGTCATCGGAAAATCTGGTAGTATCATTAAGTCCATAAGGCAGCACACCGGTGCGTGGATCAACGTGCATGAGCTTGTTCCAGGCGATGAGGAGAGAATAATTGAGATATCGGACACTCGGCGGCGGGACCCCGAAGGTCGGATGTCGTCGTTCTCTCCCGCGCAGGAAGCACTTTTCTTGATTCATGAAAGGATTCTCGAGAGTGAAATGAGTCCTGGGTTTAATGGAATGGGGTATGGTGCTGAGGATGAGGAGGATGATTACGGCGAGGTTAGAGGAGGAGCTGGTGGTGGCAGTACCCGTGTGGCCACAAGGCTTGTGGTGTCTAGAATGCACGTAGGTTGTTTGCTAGGGAAGGGAGGAAAGATAATCGAGCAAATGAGAATGGAAACCAAGACTCAGATAAGGGTTCTACCTAGAGATCACAATTTGCCTAGCTGCATTACAATGTCAGAGGAGATCGTTCAGGTTTAGTTTCTGAACACTTCAGTATCTCGAAAGAGTACCCTATTTCTTGTTGCTATggtaatctaaaaaatattatactcATACTGAATCAGGTCTAAAGGAAGCCAATTTACTTTTGCAATGCTTAACGGAAGTTGCTAATTGGGTTCTTAGGACATGTTAGAACGTTAAAAGAGGCAGTAATAAAATGGCGTCTATAAGCAGCTTAGTAATGCAGTGACAGGTTTTTTGAATCTGCTACTGTCCTGTCTTTGCTTCACTAGCTATTTGAGAAATTAATAGAGTTCGACCAGAAATCATTTGTTTTCTGAAACCatcaaatttgtttcttaCTGCACATTTTATTCAATCTGTGAGTTTACAAAAGCTAGTCATATTGGCAGAAATGTTTATGTGGGAACGTCACATATATCTTGCATATTACATTGTTTTGCCTTTTCATATGTTGATTCCTGCGTTGATTGTTGAACTAACTTATTCAACCCCATTTATAATCTcatttatagttttattttcatgcCTAGGTACTGGTCAAACATTTGCCTATGGTTTTAACAAGCCCTTTAAAGgtcttttgaaattgttaaGTAGACAGTAAATATACAAGACATATGTAGtctttcattttgttgtaTCATTGCTTATATGACCATGTAGTTGTTTATTTTTAGGATGTTGCTTAAATTCTTCTATTCTCCATAGATTGGAGGATCAAAAACTGTcgagaaataaattatataatattagtGTGATAATCTAATGGACATGCATTCGGATTCCAATTTTTGGTGCCAAGTTATATCCCTCATCCATCTATGATCTAGCTAACCAGGCTTTATATAACTTAAAACATGAGCTCTATCTTGATCCAGACTGaattaaggaaaaatatatggtGACGTGATCAATTGTCTTTCTGTTCGAAGTTCTCACAACTTCATTATTCCATTCGTTGAGTATGAAGAATATATAGTTGTTAATTACTTTCTAATTAGGGCTTTAAACCTCGGCAGATTGTTGGAGATGCAAATGGTGTAAAGAAAGCTATAGCTATCATTTCATCACGCTTGAGAGAGAGCCAGCATCGTGACCGTAGTCATTTCCATGGGCGTCTACATTCACCAGAACGAATGTTCCCTCCTGATGATGATTATGTTCCACATACAGCACGGCGATTGTCAATGGATGGACGACCATTTAGGCCACGTATATCTGCTTCTAATACAAGAAGCAATGACTATTTGAACCGTCATTCTAGTTTTTCGGTGGAGCATGGGGCTACTCCTGTTAATGACAATATGATGCCCTTTTATGGTGAGGACCTTGTATTTAGAATATTATGCCCAATTGAGAAGGTTGATAGTGTCATTGGAGAGTCTGATGGAATCATAGAATTACTTCGGAATGAAGTTGGTGTGGATATCAAGGTTTCAAGCCCTATGACTGGTTCAAATGAACAAATTCTTATCATTTCCTCGGACGAGGtacttcaactttttttttctgccTTAGTGGTGTACACCAATTTACTGTTTCCTAGGTCCAAATCACTTAAGATTGCCTTTCCTTGCAgaatatttttaggagttatATAAATAATCACTAAACTGACTTTAAAAGTTATGTTTACCatttatatattcatatttttcttgtttaacTTTCTGATCGGAAAATTTGAGTTCTTAGGGTCCAGATGATGAGCTTTTTCCAGCGCAGGAAGCTTTGTTACACATCCAAACTCGCATTGTTGATCTCGTTCCTGACAAGGATAACATTGTAACTACTAGGTTACTTGTCCATTCAAGTGATATTGGATGTTTGGAGGGAAGAGATGGATCGTTGTTAGAGATGAAGAGATTAACTGGTGCAAATGTACAAATTGTGCCAAGAGAAGAACTTCCCATGTTTGTATCTGGGGCTGACGAGCTTGTACAGGTTTGTCATTGAACTTTAAATTGATAGAATTCCTAGATTTGATTAAAGTTGTTTAATGTAACTACATTTTGCTCTTcgggtttcttttttttttttttaattttaaattcatagcTTTTGCagaatttttttccttaaatcaGTTACAGAACATGGGCATGAACAGTGAAAGTTAGCGGTCTTAAACCATTGTATgaatattacttttatttatcttttttttttctctattttttaagGATTAAATATGCATATTCTGATTTGAAAATGCAGTTATGAAGTCTCAGGTTAGTAGAAAATATTGGTCTTTCCTGatgtataaataatatttttctaatttttctacTTTGTTTTATAACTAGTCATTTGGTTTTTTAGCTAGAATTTTGATTAGTAAGAATCTATACTCTGTTTATATGGACggtaatttttgttttaaaatattttctaatttttctacTAATGTGTCTAGTTGGAATTGATGACTTTTTCTTCCTGAGTTTCTAATTCCCTAACTGCAATGTTTGTAGATCATAGGGGACATACAAGCAGCTCGAGATGCACTTGTTGAGTTAACATCAAGATTACGGAGTTATATTTGTAAGGAGCCCTACCAAAAAGATGCAAGTCCTCCGATCTCAGCACCGAACACCATGGTCAGTTTAGGACTCGAGGAATCATCTTCAAATAATAATGCTGCAGCTCGTGAAGTTCACAGTGGAAATGATTCTTTTAGCACGGCCTATCAAAATGTGCAACCTTTTGCAACAGCACAGCTTCTGAAggttacttattttttaaatcttttttcttctctcatgACGAGaggattctttcttttcaaaacGGTCTCTTATCAGCCATTATGAGTGGAGCCACTTTACTTTCTTTGGATACGAAACTA is drawn from Cucurbita pepo subsp. pepo cultivar mu-cu-16 chromosome LG09, ASM280686v2, whole genome shotgun sequence and contains these coding sequences:
- the LOC111801659 gene encoding RNA-binding KH domain-containing protein RCF3-like isoform X2, whose protein sequence is MEKSRSKRNYYYDHQDYDSESMGRTRPRYNNHYASNNYRHRGTAIRPSKPQDQPLMVTTTYRILCHDAKAGGVIGKSGSIIKSIRQHTGAWINVHELVPGDEERIIEISDTRRRDPEGRMSSFSPAQEALFLIHERILESEMSPGFNGMGYGAEDEEDDYGEVRGGAGGGSTRVATRLVVSRMHVGCLLGKGGKIIEQMRMETKTQIRVLPRDHNLPSCITMSEEIVQIVGDANGVKKAIAIISSRLRESQHRDRSHFHGRLHSPERMFPPDDDYVPHTARRLSMDGRPFRPRISASNTRSNDYLNRHSSFSVEHGATPVNDNMMPFYGEDLVFRILCPIEKVDSVIGESDGIIELLRNEVGVDIKVSSPMTGSNEQILIISSDEGPDDELFPAQEALLHIQTRIVDLVPDKDNIVTTRLLVHSSDIGCLEGRDGSLLEMKRLTGANVQIVPREELPMFVSGADELVQIIGDIQAARDALVELTSRLRSYICKEPYQKDASPPISAPNTMVSLGLEESSSNNNAAAREVHSGNDSFSTAYQNVQPFATAQLLKETGGSSNETGTQNENDRREDLPSGLNRIPVPLVTRSTLEVVIPEPAVPQLITKSKNKLAQISELSGANVTLVEDRPDITQKIIQISGTPEQAERAQSLLQGFILSMQEDGP
- the LOC111801661 gene encoding uncharacterized protein LOC111801661; translation: MACIQYGKNALQRIIKDTRLHPSDRMMQPLLFSSQGVRHRKLEVILTTSIEKLGKAGETVKVAPGYFRNHLMPKLLAVPNIDKYAYLIKEQRRIYQPVEEEVVKVVTVTKEDKMKEYEKAAKRLDSTQLVLRRLIDKEKFRTRATKDEPLALQSSVTVDDLVAEVARQLSIQIMPENVHLPAPLPTCGEYEVPLRFPKSIPLPEGKIYWSLKVKVRSK
- the LOC111801659 gene encoding RNA-binding KH domain-containing protein RCF3-like isoform X3 gives rise to the protein MEKSRSKRNYYYDHQDYDSESMGRTRPRYNNHYASNNYRHRGTAIRPSKPQDQPLMVTTTYRILCHDAKAGGVIGKSGSIIKSIRQHTGAWINVHELVPGDEERIIEISDTRRRDPEGRMSSFSPAQEALFLIHERILESEMSPGFNGMGYGAEDEEDDYGEVRGGAGGGSTRVATRLVVSRMHVGCLLGKGGKIIEQMRMETKTQIRVLPRDHNLPSCITMSEEIVQIVGDANGVKKAIAIISSRLRESQHRDRSHFHGRLHSPERMFPPDDDYVPHTARRLSMDGRPFRPRISASNTRSNDYLNRHSSFSVEHGATPVNDNMMPFYGEDLVFRILCPIEKVDSVIGESDGIIELLRNEVGVDIKVSSPMTGSNEQILIISSDEGPDDELFPAQEALLHIQTRIVDLVPDKDNIVTTRLLVHSSDIGCLEGRDGSLLEMKRLTGANVQIVPREELPMFVSGADELVQIIGDIQAARDALVELTSRLRSYICKEPYQKDASPPISAPNTMVSLGLEESSSNNNAAAREVHSGNDSFSTAYQNVQPFATAQLLKETGGSSNETGTQNENDRREDLPSGLNRIPVPLVTRSTLEVVIPEPAVPQLITKSKNKLAQISELSGANVTLVEDRPDITQKIIQISGTPEQAERAQSLLQGFILSMQEDGP
- the LOC111801659 gene encoding RNA-binding KH domain-containing protein RCF3-like isoform X4 — encoded protein: MEKSRSKRNYYYDHQDYDSESMGRTRPRYNNHYASNNYRHRGTAIRPSKPQDQPLMVTTTYRILCHDAKAGGVIGKSGSIIKSIRQHTGAWINVHELVPGDEERIIEISDTRRRDPEGRMSSFSPAQEALFLIHERILESEMSPGFNGMGYGAEDEEDDYGEVRGGAGGGSTRVATRLVVSRMHVGCLLGKGGKIIEQMRMETKTQIRVLPRDHNLPSCITMSEEIVQIVGDANGVKKAIAIISSRLRESQHRDRSHFHGRLHSPERMFPPDDDYVPHTARRLSMDGRPFRPRISASNTRSNDYLNRHSSFSVEHGATPVNDNMMPFYGEDLVFRILCPIEKVDSVIGESDGIIELLRNEVGVDIKVSSPMTGSNEQILIISSDEVTCPFK